The Nostoc sp. NIES-3756 DNA window ATAGAACCACCATAAATATCAGTGCGTTTATTAGTCCCATCTTGGAGGAACTGATCAATTATGTACCCAAAAGCACCGTGTATTTCCACACCATCAAATCCAGCCGCCAGAGCATTTTTAGCCCCTTGTCGAAATTGCTCAATTACACCCGCAATTTCCTCGGTTTCTAAAGCGCGAGGCGTAACAAACGGTTGAGAACCTGTGTAGGTCGAGGCGTTACCAGTAGGTGCGATCGCTGAAGGTGCTACAGGTAATGCTCCATCTGGTTGCAAAGAAGGGTGAGAAATTCGTCCTGTATGCCATAGTTGCAAAAAGATTTTTCCACCTGCGTTATGCACCGCATCTGTTACCAGTCGCCATCCAGCAATCTGTTCTGGAGAATGAATCCCCGGTGTGGCAGGATAACCCACACCCTGCGGTGATACTTGGGTACATTCCGTTACAATCAGTCCAGCCGTGGCACGTTGAGCATAATATGTAGCATTGAGTTGTGTAGGAACATTTCCCACTCCCGCACGATTACGAGTCATCGGAGCCATGACAATTCGGTTTGGCAGTCTGTAAGGGCCAAGTTGGACACAAGAAAATAAATCTGTATGAGTTACTTGAATCATAGACTATGGGAAAGTGCTGAATGCTGAGTAGTGTTAGCGGTAGCGGCGCGTTTAGCGCGTGCTGAGTAGTGAGTTAGAAGTAACTCTGCCCCCTGCCTTTTGACTATGAACTATGGACTAATGACTAATGACATCACTTTATAAAATCAGCCAGATTTTGTCTCTATGCTAAAGTTCGAGTTCTTCCTATAAAGAAAAGTCAGTTTATGCTCCAACCTAAGATGTGGAAACTACCTTAACTTAAGGCTAGGTTTAATAGCTGTAAGGCTGGCAAGCCTTTAATTATCAGTGTTTTATGAATCAATTTATGTCTTAATCCATCTGGTCACTGCTATATATTCAATTTACAAAATATGTCTTTTGATTCTTGACATTTGCCTACTAATAGTCAATAGTATGCGCGAATTAGAGACTTTATCAAGCAGGCTAGATAAATATTTCTATTTAAGAGTAACAATTCCTCGTCTTAGGGCTGTAATAACTGCTTGAGTGCGATCGCTAACTCCTAATTTGCTGAGAATATTATTAACGTGGTACTTAACAGTACCCTCGGATATCTGCAATACAGCACCAATTTCTTGATTACTTTTACCAGTAGCCATCAGGCGAATCACATCTAGTTCTCTACTGCTTAGTTGCAGGATACCTATACGCTCTGCTAGTTTTGCTCCCACTGAAGGAGGAATATATTTCTGCCCTACATTGACAACGCGAATGGCTGCAAGTAGTTCATCAGGTTCAGCATCCTTGAGCAGATAACCTTTAGCTCCAGCCTTGAGTCCACTGTAAATATCTTCGTCGCCATCGTAAGTAGTCAGGACAATAATCCTGGGGTTTTCAAATTCATTACAAATGGTAGTAATGGCTGTCACTCCATCCATTTCTGGCATTCGCAAATCCATCAGTGTGACATCTGGTTGATATTGACTAAATGCGGCCACCGCCTCACGACCATTACACACCTGTGCCACAACTACCATATCTGACTCCCGGTTAATCATCGCCGCTAAACCCTGACGAACAACGGGATGATCATCAACAATTAAGATACGAATAGGGTTTTGTAAAGTCATTGTCATTAGTCCATAGTCCATAGTCAACAGTCTATAGTTTTTCCCCTTGCTCCCTGCTCCCCTGCTTCTTCCTCTCCCCCACTCCTTAAATCCTAACGAGTATGATAATCTCGGTTCCCTGTCCTGGTGCGCTTTGGATTGTTAGTTGCGCTCCTATGCGATCGCTTCGTTCTTTAATACCCATCAAGCCAAAACCTTTTACCATAGATAAACTATCTGTATGCAATCCTTGTCCGTTATCTTTAACTCGCAGGATAAATTGTGTCGGTTCATAGACTAGTTCTATTGTGATTTCGCTGGCTATTGCGTGTTTGAGGGCATTTGTTAATGCTTCTTGACCAATACGTAGTAAGTTATTCTCTATTTCTGCTGATAAAGGATATATTTGACCGATGATATTGCAGATGATTTGCCGATCAAGGGAGGCAGACATTTGGCTGACAAGGCGGTTAAAAGCTTTGGGTAAATTAGCAGTTTCTAAGATTTGGGGACGGAGAGCATTGAGCGATCGCCTGGCCTCCGCTAGTCCTTCTCGTGCGAGATCCCGTGCTTGGATGATGTGTGTCTGTACCTCTACCAAATCATCTGTCACTATGCGAGAAGCTGCACCCAATTGGACAATCACACCTGTGAAGGCTTGAGCTAAAGTATCGTGAATTTCCCGCGCCATGCGGTTACGTTCTTCTAGAATGGCAGCTTGGCGACTCTTTTCGGCTAAATTGGTCAAATGAATTGCTAGGGTAGCTTGTTGCGCCAATGTCATAATTAATTCTATGTTTTGGGGTAGCTTAGTCCTATATTCTGGAAAGCAAAAACCAATAAATCCCAGAGGACGGGAACCCAAAATTAAAGGTACAAGTACAATAGAACGGTGTCCTTGAGTATGATGCCAGTTTATGTGCGGACAAATTTCTTCATCAGTGTCATCCAAGTTAAAGAAGACAGCTTCGCCTTTTAAAAGGGAGCTTTCCCAGAAAACGCAAGTATTGACAGGTATTGGGTTTGTTAAAGGTTCAAATTCTGGATTTTTATAGATATTAACTACCTGTCCTTCCCTGACATATCGTTTCATAACTCGGACGTGATCAAATAAATCCTGGTAAAGAAACAGTGCAGCTGCACAGGAATTGATTTGAGCAGAAGCCTCTAAAAGTAGATGCTCTAGAAATGTTTCTGAGTCGAGTTCGTCTGCTAATCGACTTACACAACTTCTTAGGGATTCGTTGGCTCTAGCCAATTCTTTTAGTTGCTGTTGAGAAGCTTTTTCTTGTTCACGAGCAACTGCGGCTTGTTTTGCTTGTTCTGCCATGCGTAGCAGTTGAATTGCTAATGTTGCTTGATGAGCTAAAGCTTGAATTAGTTCAAGTTCTTCTGCTTGCAAATCCCGTTTTGTAGTAAACCGGACGGTAAAAGTACCCACTACTTCCGCGCCAATGAGTAAGGGTACACCCAGCAAGGTTTTCACTCCCAAACTTTCCATAAACTGGCGGAATCTAGCGGAAAATTCCGGGGAGTTATCTACATGATAGATGACTGGACGGCGATCGCGGATATGCTTTTTTATGCTTAAATCTCTGGGAAATTTTCCTCTTGTGACCCAATGTCCTGCTAGTTGGTCAACATTTTCCGGTATTGCCGCTAATATTTGACCATTAAGATATACCAAATGTAGTGAAAATTTTTCAGTTTCTTGATTGTAGAACCACAGAGCAGCAGAGGTGGACTCTAATTGTTCAGTCATAACTTGTAATACATGACCAAGGGAGCGCTCAATTTCCGGTTCTGTTGCCAATACGTCTAAAGTTTTCTTGAGTACAGTATTTGCTTGAGCCAATTGCCCTAACTGCACTTGGGCTGCTTTTTCTTGTTCATAGGCAACTGCGGTTTGCTTTGCTTGTTCTGCTAACTGGGTGAGTTGAATCGCTAAAGTTGCTTGATGTGCTAAAGCTTGAGCTAATTCAAATTCCTCTGGATGAAAACTAGTTTTATGAGTAAACGCTAACCCCAAGAAACCCAAGGGAATCTCACCCAAGAGTAGGGGTATATACATGGCTTTTTGATGTCCTCGCTGACGATGCCACTCCAAGGCTAAATGCCAGTATTCAGGATGGGCATTTTCCCAAATGCCCACTTCCACGGGTTTTTTCGCTTGCACTAAAATTTCCCACCCACGAGTAATATCTGCGGGAATTGGCTCTAGAAAGGGGTCAATGTTTTGTAGTTTGTCCTTGGGTAGCACCTGATCTGCTTCAAAACCCAGATGCAGGCGTAATGTATGGGATGGTGCATCGTAGAGGAATAAATGCGCCAATTGGGCATTCAATTGATGTTGAATTTCTAAGATGATATGGCTTAGGAAAGTATCAAGTTCAGAAACGGCGGCTAGACGATCAAGACTATTTTTCAGGGCAGTATTAGCTTGAGACAGTTCTACTAATCTCTTTTCGGAGGCTCGAGAACGTTCGGACACAAGGTGTTCAACTAACTGTTTGCGGTGTAGTGCGGCTCCAATGCCCTCAGCCGCAGTAGTCAGCACATCGATTTCTTGCTGACTCCAGTGTCGGTATTGGACGCAATCGTCAAAGGCGACAGCACCAATGTACTGCCCTTCGATAAATAAGGGAACTCCCCCAGTTGATTTGATGCCGATGGATGCAAATTGATCCCGAATCGGCTCAGGTAAATCCTCAACTATACGCCAAATAGAACGCCCTGCACACAATTCCTTCACCATGACCTCGACATGCTCATTCTCAATCACTGCCATAGTGGGATGGTTGATTTGAGGTGTAATTCCCGGGGCTACCCACTCATAAGTAATGCAGTGATATAGTTTTTGTGTAGTTTGGTCTTGAGATTCTAGAATCACTTGCACGCGACTCATGTTTGCGACTTCGCCGATCGCTTGCAAGGCAGTAGGAATTGCTACATCAATATCTTCAGTTTCTAATGAGTTTTTGGTAACTTGAGCAACCACAGAAAGCAAGCGATCGCGTTTTTGCAACGCTTCATTAGCTTTGACTAGTTCGGCAGCACGTTCCTTTTCAGCTTGTAGCAAACTTTCCTGCATCCGTTGACGCTCAATAGCACTACCAATACAAAGGGCTGCGGTTTTCAGCACTGTTAACTCATCGGCGTTGCGGCGCTTGGCTTCTCGACAGTCGTCAAAACCCACACATCCCCAACATTTACCATCAATCAAGATAGGAACTACGTGCAGTGCTTTGACTCCAATTGCTGCTTGTCCACTGCGGAACGGTTCTGGCATTTCTTCCAGTAAGTAGCTCAATACTTGCCCTTGACGTATGCGATCATACCAATTAGTAATTCCTTGATACGTTCCTTGGGCTACTTGATGATGAGAAATCTGCGGTACTGTGTAGGATGAATGCCATTCATATAGGATCTTCCAACCGGGAAGTAATTCTAATGGTTGCTCGAAATGCTCAATTACACAAACCCGATCTGTATCCAAACTCATGCCAATAATTTGCAGTGCCATATTAACTGCTTGATCAAAATCTCT harbors:
- a CDS encoding alkene reductase — translated: MIQVTHTDLFSCVQLGPYRLPNRIVMAPMTRNRAGVGNVPTQLNATYYAQRATAGLIVTECTQVSPQGVGYPATPGIHSPEQIAGWRLVTDAVHNAGGKIFLQLWHTGRISHPSLQPDGALPVAPSAIAPTGNASTYTGSQPFVTPRALETEEIAGVIEQFRQGAKNALAAGFDGVEIHGAFGYIIDQFLQDGTNKRTDIYGGSIENRVRFLLEVTEVVCSVWGANRVGIKLSPSNTYNDVHDSDPQALFSYAIAALNTFGLGYLHLMEASPADIRHGGKPIPVCDFLPLYSGTLIANGGYDREKGDAAIASGVADLVSFGELFLANPDLPERLRLNAPLNQPDRNTFYGGDEKGYTDYPFLQSTTIE
- a CDS encoding response regulator; this translates as MTLQNPIRILIVDDHPVVRQGLAAMINRESDMVVVAQVCNGREAVAAFSQYQPDVTLMDLRMPEMDGVTAITTICNEFENPRIIVLTTYDGDEDIYSGLKAGAKGYLLKDAEPDELLAAIRVVNVGQKYIPPSVGAKLAERIGILQLSSRELDVIRLMATGKSNQEIGAVLQISEGTVKYHVNNILSKLGVSDRTQAVITALRRGIVTLK
- a CDS encoding GAF domain-containing sensor histidine kinase, coding for MLISTSQPKDTTQQTLLLEATASVANVLLTVRDFDQAVNMALQIIGMSLDTDRVCVIEHFEQPLELLPGWKILYEWHSSYTVPQISHHQVAQGTYQGITNWYDRIRQGQVLSYLLEEMPEPFRSGQAAIGVKALHVVPILIDGKCWGCVGFDDCREAKRRNADELTVLKTAALCIGSAIERQRMQESLLQAEKERAAELVKANEALQKRDRLLSVVAQVTKNSLETEDIDVAIPTALQAIGEVANMSRVQVILESQDQTTQKLYHCITYEWVAPGITPQINHPTMAVIENEHVEVMVKELCAGRSIWRIVEDLPEPIRDQFASIGIKSTGGVPLFIEGQYIGAVAFDDCVQYRHWSQQEIDVLTTAAEGIGAALHRKQLVEHLVSERSRASEKRLVELSQANTALKNSLDRLAAVSELDTFLSHIILEIQHQLNAQLAHLFLYDAPSHTLRLHLGFEADQVLPKDKLQNIDPFLEPIPADITRGWEILVQAKKPVEVGIWENAHPEYWHLALEWHRQRGHQKAMYIPLLLGEIPLGFLGLAFTHKTSFHPEEFELAQALAHQATLAIQLTQLAEQAKQTAVAYEQEKAAQVQLGQLAQANTVLKKTLDVLATEPEIERSLGHVLQVMTEQLESTSAALWFYNQETEKFSLHLVYLNGQILAAIPENVDQLAGHWVTRGKFPRDLSIKKHIRDRRPVIYHVDNSPEFSARFRQFMESLGVKTLLGVPLLIGAEVVGTFTVRFTTKRDLQAEELELIQALAHQATLAIQLLRMAEQAKQAAVAREQEKASQQQLKELARANESLRSCVSRLADELDSETFLEHLLLEASAQINSCAAALFLYQDLFDHVRVMKRYVREGQVVNIYKNPEFEPLTNPIPVNTCVFWESSLLKGEAVFFNLDDTDEEICPHINWHHTQGHRSIVLVPLILGSRPLGFIGFCFPEYRTKLPQNIELIMTLAQQATLAIHLTNLAEKSRQAAILEERNRMAREIHDTLAQAFTGVIVQLGAASRIVTDDLVEVQTHIIQARDLAREGLAEARRSLNALRPQILETANLPKAFNRLVSQMSASLDRQIICNIIGQIYPLSAEIENNLLRIGQEALTNALKHAIASEITIELVYEPTQFILRVKDNGQGLHTDSLSMVKGFGLMGIKERSDRIGAQLTIQSAPGQGTEIIILVRI